The Paeniglutamicibacter sulfureus genome includes a region encoding these proteins:
- a CDS encoding CoA-acylating methylmalonate-semialdehyde dehydrogenase — protein MQTLSHWIDGTSLEVPTDSRFADVTNPATGKVSSRVALASADTTAEAIAAAHAAFPAWRDTSLTRRSQVLFNYRELLNKRKGELAAIITAEHGKVLEDAMGEIARGQEVVEYACGIPHLVKGGYTENASTKIDVHSIRQPLGVAAIISPFNFPAMVPMWFFPIAIAAGNSVVLKPSEKDPTAAQWMAELWKEAGLPDGVFNVVHGDKESVDTLLTDPRVASVSFVGSTPIAQYVYATGTAHGKRVQALGGAKNHMLVLPDADLDLAADAAVNAGFGAAGERCMAISALVAIDSIADELVAKIAERTATLRVGDGTRGCDMGPLVTAAHRDKVAGYIDAGEAAGATMVLDGRRVNPDAEGEGFFLNPTLFDNVTTDMSIYTDEIFGPVLSVLRVASFEEGIETINSNPYGNGTAIFTNDGGAARRFENEIQVGMVGINVPIPVPMAYYSFGGWKNSLFGDTHAYGAEGINFFTRGKVVTSRWLDPSHGGLNLGFPQNA, from the coding sequence ATGCAGACACTCTCCCACTGGATCGACGGAACCAGCCTCGAAGTCCCGACCGATTCCCGTTTTGCCGACGTGACCAACCCGGCCACCGGCAAGGTGTCCTCCCGCGTTGCCCTGGCCTCGGCCGACACGACCGCCGAGGCGATCGCCGCGGCCCACGCCGCGTTCCCGGCCTGGCGCGACACTTCGCTGACCCGCCGCTCGCAGGTCCTGTTCAACTATCGCGAGTTGCTCAACAAGCGCAAGGGCGAACTCGCCGCCATCATCACCGCGGAACACGGCAAGGTGCTCGAAGACGCGATGGGCGAGATCGCCCGCGGCCAGGAGGTCGTCGAGTACGCTTGCGGCATCCCGCATCTGGTCAAGGGCGGCTACACGGAAAACGCCTCCACCAAGATTGATGTGCACTCCATCCGCCAGCCCCTCGGCGTCGCGGCCATCATCTCCCCGTTCAACTTCCCGGCCATGGTGCCGATGTGGTTCTTCCCGATCGCCATCGCGGCCGGCAACTCCGTGGTCTTGAAGCCGAGTGAAAAGGACCCGACAGCGGCCCAGTGGATGGCCGAGCTGTGGAAGGAAGCAGGCCTTCCCGACGGCGTCTTCAACGTGGTGCACGGCGACAAGGAATCGGTCGACACGCTGCTGACCGACCCGCGCGTCGCCTCGGTCTCCTTCGTCGGCTCAACCCCCATCGCCCAGTACGTCTATGCGACCGGCACGGCACACGGCAAGCGCGTCCAGGCCCTGGGCGGGGCCAAGAACCACATGCTCGTCCTCCCCGACGCCGACCTGGACCTGGCCGCCGACGCTGCCGTCAACGCCGGCTTCGGTGCCGCGGGCGAACGCTGCATGGCCATCTCCGCGCTTGTCGCCATCGACTCGATCGCCGACGAACTGGTGGCCAAGATCGCCGAGCGCACGGCAACCCTGCGCGTGGGCGACGGCACCCGCGGCTGCGACATGGGCCCACTGGTCACCGCGGCGCACCGCGACAAGGTCGCCGGATACATCGACGCCGGCGAGGCCGCTGGAGCCACCATGGTGCTGGATGGCCGGCGCGTGAACCCGGATGCGGAGGGCGAGGGTTTCTTCCTGAACCCAACCCTCTTCGACAACGTCACCACCGACATGTCCATCTACACCGATGAGATCTTCGGCCCGGTCCTCTCCGTGCTCCGCGTCGCCTCCTTCGAGGAAGGCATTGAGACCATCAACTCCAACCCGTATGGCAACGGCACAGCCATCTTCACCAACGACGGAGGCGCTGCACGCCGCTTCGAGAACGAGATCCAGGTAGGTATGGTTGGTATCAATGTGCCGATCCCGGTGCCGATGGCCTACTACTCCTTCGGCGGCTGGAAGAACTCCCTCTTCGGCGACACCCACGCCTACGGCGCCGAGGGGATCAACTTCTTCACCCGCGGCAAGGTCGTCACCTCCCGCTGGCTGGACCCCAGCCACGGCGGCCTGAACCTCGGCTTCCCGCAGAACGCCTAG
- a CDS encoding aspartate aminotransferase family protein, producing MSIDVSTETITPEQIAAGARTHELDRKHVFHSWQAQGPFDPMTIIKTEGSWVWDGEGNKLLDFSSQLVNTNIGHQHPKVVAAIQEQAARICTIAPQHANDARSEAARLIAELTPGDLNKIFFTNGGADANEHAIRMARLHTGRNKVLSAYRSYHGGTHLAVNVTGDPRRVASDNATDGIVHFFPAYPYRSYFHSTTEAEETQRALRHLEDTIVLEGPGTIAALVLESIPGSAGIYMPPAGYMEGVRELTTKYGIVFIADEVMAGFGRAGRWFAVNHWNVTPDLITFAKGVNSGYVPLGGVAISEAIFETFRERPYPGGLTYSGHPLASAAAVATINAMKDEGLVENAARLGADIIGPALRELKDRHPSVGDVRGTGCFWAVELVTNRETREPMAPYGGSSPAMAAVTGALKKAGMLPFVNFNRVHVVPPLNITDEDLRTGLAMLDTALSVADTFVEA from the coding sequence ATGAGCATCGATGTGAGCACCGAAACCATCACGCCCGAGCAGATCGCCGCCGGCGCCCGCACCCACGAGCTGGACCGCAAGCATGTCTTCCATTCCTGGCAGGCACAAGGACCTTTCGACCCCATGACCATCATCAAGACCGAGGGTTCCTGGGTCTGGGACGGGGAGGGCAACAAGCTCCTCGATTTCTCTTCCCAGCTGGTCAACACCAACATCGGCCACCAGCACCCGAAGGTCGTCGCCGCCATCCAGGAGCAGGCAGCACGGATCTGCACCATCGCCCCGCAGCACGCCAACGACGCCAGGTCCGAGGCCGCGCGGCTGATCGCCGAACTGACCCCGGGGGACCTGAACAAGATCTTCTTCACCAACGGCGGCGCCGACGCCAACGAGCACGCGATCCGCATGGCCCGTCTGCATACCGGCAGGAACAAGGTCCTGTCCGCCTACCGCAGCTACCACGGCGGCACGCACCTTGCGGTCAACGTCACCGGCGATCCGCGCCGCGTGGCATCCGACAACGCCACCGACGGGATCGTGCACTTCTTCCCGGCCTACCCGTACCGCTCCTACTTCCACTCCACCACCGAGGCCGAAGAGACCCAGCGCGCCCTGCGCCACCTGGAGGACACCATAGTCCTCGAGGGCCCGGGCACCATCGCGGCCTTGGTGCTGGAATCCATCCCGGGAAGTGCCGGCATCTACATGCCGCCGGCGGGCTACATGGAGGGTGTACGGGAGCTCACCACCAAGTACGGCATCGTCTTCATCGCCGACGAGGTCATGGCCGGCTTCGGCCGCGCCGGCCGGTGGTTTGCCGTCAACCACTGGAACGTGACCCCGGACCTGATCACCTTCGCCAAGGGTGTGAACTCCGGCTACGTGCCACTGGGCGGCGTGGCCATTTCCGAGGCCATCTTCGAGACCTTCCGCGAACGTCCCTACCCGGGCGGCCTGACCTACTCGGGCCACCCGCTGGCCTCGGCCGCCGCGGTGGCGACCATCAACGCCATGAAGGATGAGGGCCTGGTGGAGAACGCCGCCCGCCTCGGGGCGGACATCATCGGCCCGGCATTGCGCGAGCTGAAGGACAGGCATCCTTCCGTGGGAGACGTGCGCGGCACCGGCTGCTTCTGGGCGGTCGAACTGGTCACCAACCGCGAGACCCGCGAGCCGATGGCACCGTACGGCGGATCCTCGCCGGCCATGGCCGCGGTGACCGGTGCCTTGAAAAAGGCAGGCATGCTGCCGTTCGTGAACTTCAACCGCGTCCACGTGGTCCCGCCGCTGAACATCACGGACGAGGATTTGCGTACAGGGCTGGCCATGCTGGATACGGCCCTGAGCGTCGCAGACACGTTCGTCGAGGCCTGA
- a CDS encoding APC family permease: MAASTDPRITEAPSLGKRTLGVPALVFMIIAASAPLTVVAGGVTSNYAVTGVLGIPLSFIVLGIVLLVFAVGYTAMSQHVHNAGAFYAYVARGLGKAAGIGAAWVALISYNAMQIGIYGLFGFAMSSFLAGTFGLSLPWWGCALIGWAVVGILGVNKVDLSAKLLGIVVACEFLVVIVYDVLAIKVAPEGISTQTLQPGSLFTAGIGAALSFSIAAFMGFESGAIYGEEVKDPKNTPRRATLIAVGIIAVFYAISAWAMAVGEGDSAVVGRSAEMGPDLMFVFLAEHTPGWFVDLGNVLFITSLLAALIAFHNVVARYLFSLGREGVLPRVLARTNPRTHAPMAGSLAQSVLALVVLVVFAFIGNGQDEMFPVLTLFTWLTNTGAFGLVMLMALTSFAVIGYFRTEPHGLGPWAAQVAPLLAGVSLTVLFGAIVVNFDVLIGLEEASVLGWLLPAVVIVPGILGVLWAFRLRRSHPAVYARVGRGGDL, encoded by the coding sequence ATGGCTGCATCCACTGATCCACGCATCACCGAGGCCCCGAGCCTCGGCAAACGCACACTCGGGGTACCCGCGCTGGTCTTCATGATCATCGCCGCCTCGGCGCCGCTGACAGTTGTCGCCGGAGGTGTCACCAGCAACTACGCGGTGACCGGAGTGCTGGGCATCCCGCTTTCCTTTATCGTCCTCGGCATCGTCTTGTTGGTCTTCGCCGTTGGATACACTGCCATGAGCCAACACGTGCACAATGCCGGGGCGTTTTACGCCTACGTCGCCCGAGGTCTGGGAAAGGCAGCCGGTATCGGCGCGGCCTGGGTCGCGTTGATCAGTTACAACGCCATGCAGATCGGCATCTACGGACTCTTCGGCTTTGCCATGTCATCGTTCCTTGCCGGTACCTTCGGGCTGAGCCTCCCATGGTGGGGGTGTGCCCTGATCGGCTGGGCCGTTGTTGGGATTCTCGGGGTGAACAAGGTTGACCTTTCGGCCAAGCTCCTGGGCATCGTCGTGGCCTGCGAGTTCCTCGTGGTCATCGTGTATGACGTGCTGGCCATAAAGGTTGCTCCCGAGGGAATCAGCACCCAGACCTTGCAACCGGGGAGCCTGTTCACTGCGGGAATCGGTGCGGCCCTGTCCTTCAGCATCGCTGCCTTCATGGGCTTTGAATCCGGGGCGATCTACGGCGAAGAGGTCAAGGATCCCAAGAACACCCCTCGTCGTGCCACGCTGATCGCCGTGGGAATCATCGCGGTTTTCTACGCCATTTCCGCTTGGGCCATGGCCGTGGGAGAGGGAGACAGTGCGGTCGTGGGCAGGTCGGCCGAGATGGGGCCCGATCTGATGTTTGTTTTCCTGGCGGAGCACACCCCGGGCTGGTTCGTGGATTTGGGCAACGTTCTCTTTATAACCAGCCTGCTCGCCGCCCTGATCGCCTTCCACAATGTGGTGGCCCGTTATCTGTTCTCACTGGGACGCGAGGGAGTCCTGCCACGGGTGCTGGCCCGCACCAATCCCCGCACACATGCCCCGATGGCCGGTTCGTTGGCCCAATCGGTGTTGGCCTTGGTGGTCCTGGTGGTCTTCGCATTCATCGGCAACGGGCAGGACGAGATGTTCCCGGTGCTCACCCTCTTCACCTGGCTCACGAACACCGGTGCCTTCGGCCTGGTAATGCTCATGGCACTGACCTCCTTTGCCGTCATTGGATATTTCCGCACCGAGCCGCACGGACTCGGTCCGTGGGCCGCACAGGTGGCACCGCTGCTCGCCGGGGTGAGCCTGACGGTTCTTTTCGGCGCGATCGTGGTGAACTTCGATGTGCTGATCGGGCTGGAAGAAGCCAGCGTTTTGGGATGGCTGCTGCCGGCAGTCGTCATAGTTCCGGGGATCCTCGGTGTGCTGTGGGCCTTCCGCCTTCGCCGCAGCCACCCTGCGGTCTATGCCAGGGTGGGCCGCGGCGGCGACCTTTAG
- a CDS encoding helix-turn-helix domain-containing protein: MYQIQHADSFGAWKALVSSAFVPLISEPVRAGSFAGSIAGNQFGSVGVMEVEATAHAVRRTEDLLAAGDHPHFKLNLQLSGHGILLQDGRETLLRPGELAIYDTQRPYTLMFEEEFKTLVLMFPQQQLGLPVAQIREMTATAIGAEHPLGRAINPFLGQLAGLLPQLQGPVGHRLAANAVDLLGTLLAAELHEHDELAVDGHHRQFRSIQAYIDEHLTDPELCPGSIAESQYISLRSLHKIFAQSGHTVSEWIRTRRLEQCKRDLSDPFQHHVPVGAVGARWGLPDAAHFSRVFRAAYGSSPSAFRAQS, encoded by the coding sequence ATGTACCAGATACAGCACGCTGATTCCTTCGGAGCCTGGAAGGCCCTTGTCTCCAGCGCCTTCGTTCCGCTCATTTCCGAGCCGGTACGGGCCGGCTCCTTTGCCGGCAGCATTGCCGGCAACCAGTTCGGTTCCGTGGGAGTGATGGAGGTCGAGGCCACGGCGCACGCAGTGCGCCGCACCGAGGACCTGCTGGCCGCGGGGGACCACCCCCACTTCAAGCTCAACCTGCAGCTCAGCGGGCATGGCATCCTGCTGCAGGACGGGCGGGAAACCTTGCTTCGACCTGGGGAGCTGGCGATCTATGACACCCAGCGTCCCTACACCTTGATGTTCGAGGAGGAATTCAAGACCCTCGTCCTCATGTTTCCACAGCAGCAGCTGGGACTGCCGGTTGCCCAAATCCGTGAGATGACAGCCACCGCCATCGGCGCCGAACATCCCTTGGGTCGGGCCATCAACCCCTTCCTGGGGCAGCTGGCGGGCCTGTTGCCCCAGCTGCAGGGTCCCGTCGGACATCGGCTGGCCGCGAATGCCGTGGACCTGTTGGGTACGTTGCTCGCGGCCGAACTCCACGAACACGACGAACTCGCGGTCGATGGGCATCACCGGCAATTCCGTTCGATCCAGGCCTACATCGATGAGCACCTCACCGATCCCGAATTGTGCCCGGGATCCATTGCGGAGTCCCAATACATCTCCTTGCGCAGTCTGCATAAGATTTTCGCCCAGTCCGGCCACACCGTCTCCGAGTGGATTCGCACCCGACGGCTGGAGCAATGCAAACGCGATTTAAGCGATCCCTTTCAACACCACGTGCCGGTGGGAGCAGTGGGGGCGCGTTGGGGATTGCCTGACGCAGCGCACTTCAGCAGGGTATTCCGGGCCGCATACGGCAGTTCCCCCTCGGCTTTCAGGGCCCAAAGCTAG
- a CDS encoding TetR/AcrR family transcriptional regulator, which produces MPKIVDHDARRLELVEVTWKVIARRGFDGVTLRDIAAEAGFANGALKPYFPTRASLIRATFSHVFGRTNSRIATSTQGLAGLSALRAFAAEVLPLDADRLDEARVVIPFWQVAIHEPEFAALNDEAMLQWRNWIRGWIAQAGDEGSLRGNVDPMVAAESFLTFLLGSQIAAVLDAGFNDPSQLRAQLEQHLGLLRTG; this is translated from the coding sequence ATGCCAAAGATTGTTGATCATGATGCCCGCCGACTCGAGCTTGTTGAGGTTACGTGGAAGGTTATTGCCCGCCGCGGCTTTGACGGTGTGACCTTGCGCGACATTGCGGCCGAAGCAGGCTTTGCAAATGGCGCATTGAAGCCATACTTTCCCACGCGGGCGAGCTTGATTCGGGCTACCTTCAGCCACGTCTTTGGCCGTACCAACTCTCGGATCGCGACCTCAACCCAAGGGTTGGCCGGCCTGTCGGCACTACGTGCCTTCGCCGCGGAGGTCCTGCCACTGGATGCGGACCGGCTGGACGAGGCCCGGGTCGTGATCCCTTTCTGGCAAGTCGCCATCCATGAGCCAGAATTCGCCGCGCTCAATGACGAAGCCATGCTCCAGTGGCGCAACTGGATTCGGGGGTGGATTGCCCAGGCGGGAGATGAGGGTTCGCTGCGTGGCAACGTGGATCCAATGGTCGCGGCGGAATCGTTCCTGACCTTCCTGTTGGGATCGCAGATAGCGGCAGTGCTTGATGCGGGCTTCAACGATCCGAGCCAATTGCGGGCTCAGTTGGAACAACACCTGGGTCTGCTGCGCACGGGCTGA
- a CDS encoding primary-amine oxidase — protein sequence MTPNNAIAENTDLSAYALATEAEIAQVRTILAENGHFPESARVAYLGLEDPRRDAPETDRRFRVFLLDVSGNHPKDIVVSVTRGEVESVIELDTAISGELPVLEEEFEVVEELLSEDPRWLEALAKRNLDVKKVRVAPLSAGVFEYPEESGRRILRGLAFVQDHPEDSAWAHPVDGLVGYVDVGNRSVDQVIDLGVAPIPAEHGNYTDPELTGPLRTTQKPISITQPEGPSFTVTGENHVEWEKWSLDVGFDVREGLVLHNISFEDKGAPRRILNRASIAEMVVPYGDPSPVRSWQNYFDTGEYLVGQFANSLELGCDCLGEIHYISPVVSNARGEARTIRNGICMHEEDHSILAKHSDLWSGINYTRRNRRLVISFFTTIGNYDYGFYWYLYLDGTIEFEAKATGIVFTSALPDGETPYASELAPGLGAPFHQHLFGARLDFALDGGPGRVEEEDVVRVPTGPENLRGNAFSRKRTLLARESEAIRDADMAKGRTWVVSNPESENRLGHPVGYKLHPQGNPTLLANEGSSIHRRATFASKALWVTPATADQRYPTGDFVNQHTGGAGLPEWVKADRNIDGEDLVLWHTFGLTHFPRPEDWPIMPVDTVGFKLRPEGFFDRSPVLDVPAPATGKSCHS from the coding sequence ATGACCCCCAACAACGCGATCGCCGAAAACACCGACCTCAGTGCCTACGCACTTGCCACCGAAGCGGAAATCGCACAGGTGCGCACCATCCTGGCCGAGAACGGCCACTTCCCGGAATCGGCCCGCGTGGCCTACCTGGGACTCGAGGATCCACGCCGGGACGCGCCGGAGACCGATCGCCGTTTCCGCGTCTTCCTCCTCGATGTCAGCGGCAACCATCCCAAGGACATCGTGGTTTCCGTGACCCGCGGCGAGGTGGAAAGCGTCATCGAGCTGGACACGGCCATCAGCGGCGAGCTGCCGGTGCTGGAGGAGGAATTCGAGGTCGTCGAGGAGCTGCTTTCCGAAGACCCGCGTTGGCTCGAGGCCCTGGCCAAACGGAACCTGGACGTGAAGAAGGTGCGCGTCGCCCCGCTCTCTGCCGGCGTATTCGAGTACCCGGAGGAATCGGGCCGCCGCATCCTGCGCGGACTGGCCTTCGTGCAGGACCACCCCGAGGACTCGGCCTGGGCACACCCCGTGGATGGTTTGGTCGGCTACGTGGATGTGGGCAACCGCAGCGTGGACCAGGTCATCGACCTGGGCGTCGCGCCGATCCCGGCCGAGCACGGCAACTACACCGACCCGGAGCTGACCGGCCCGCTGCGCACCACGCAGAAGCCGATCTCCATCACCCAGCCCGAAGGTCCCAGCTTCACCGTCACCGGTGAGAACCATGTGGAGTGGGAGAAATGGAGCCTGGATGTGGGCTTCGACGTGCGCGAGGGCCTGGTGCTGCACAATATTTCCTTCGAGGACAAGGGTGCCCCGCGCCGCATCCTTAACCGTGCCTCCATTGCGGAGATGGTGGTCCCCTACGGCGACCCGTCCCCGGTGCGCAGCTGGCAGAACTACTTCGACACCGGCGAGTACCTGGTGGGCCAGTTCGCCAACTCGCTCGAGCTCGGCTGCGACTGCCTGGGCGAAATCCATTACATCTCCCCGGTGGTCTCCAATGCCCGCGGCGAGGCGCGCACGATCCGCAACGGCATCTGCATGCACGAGGAGGACCACTCGATCCTGGCCAAGCACTCCGACCTGTGGAGCGGCATCAACTACACGCGACGCAACCGCCGCCTGGTGATCTCCTTCTTCACCACCATCGGCAACTACGACTACGGCTTCTACTGGTACCTCTACCTCGATGGCACCATCGAGTTCGAGGCCAAGGCCACCGGCATCGTGTTCACCAGTGCCCTGCCGGACGGGGAAACACCGTACGCCTCCGAACTCGCGCCAGGACTCGGCGCCCCGTTCCACCAGCACCTCTTCGGCGCCCGGTTGGACTTCGCCCTCGACGGCGGCCCGGGCCGCGTCGAGGAAGAGGACGTGGTGCGCGTGCCCACCGGACCGGAGAACTTGCGGGGCAACGCCTTCTCCCGCAAGCGCACGCTCCTGGCCCGCGAGTCCGAGGCGATCCGCGACGCGGACATGGCCAAGGGCCGCACGTGGGTGGTCTCCAACCCCGAATCGGAAAACCGACTGGGCCATCCGGTGGGCTACAAGCTGCACCCGCAGGGAAACCCCACGCTGCTGGCCAACGAGGGTTCCTCGATCCACCGCCGCGCCACCTTTGCCTCCAAGGCCCTGTGGGTCACCCCGGCCACCGCGGACCAGCGCTACCCGACCGGCGACTTCGTGAACCAGCACACCGGCGGCGCGGGGCTGCCCGAATGGGTCAAGGCCGACCGCAACATCGACGGCGAGGACCTCGTCCTCTGGCACACCTTCGGGCTCACGCACTTCCCGCGACCCGAGGACTGGCCCATCATGCCGGTGGACACGGTTGGCTTCAAGCTGCGTCCCGAGGGCTTCTTCGACCGCTCGCCGGTTCTAGATGTCCCGGCCCCGGCCACCGGCAAGTCCTGCCACTCCTAG
- a CDS encoding TetR/AcrR family transcriptional regulator C-terminal domain-containing protein codes for MDTNEPEDDPVKEAPVPRRRAQGLGRDIIIDACLKLAGGSDADALSFRKIGKAIGADPTALYRHFADKDELLLALADRVIAVGMEGYVPGPRWEESLRDLMLRTRASFLRYPQVATLAALRVTRQKGELEFIEAMLAALELAGFERREAALVYRACGDFMLAWTGFSAGLVLLGEQSAQDDNAWVRSYQDVSEQQYPLAVSSVALMAGVQDEENYRFALDLLLGGIAARLGN; via the coding sequence ATGGATACCAACGAGCCCGAGGATGACCCCGTGAAAGAGGCGCCCGTTCCGCGTCGCCGTGCCCAGGGACTTGGCCGCGACATCATCATTGATGCCTGCCTTAAGCTGGCCGGCGGAAGCGATGCCGATGCCCTGTCCTTTCGCAAGATCGGCAAGGCGATCGGTGCCGACCCGACGGCGCTGTACCGCCACTTTGCCGACAAGGACGAACTGCTGCTGGCGCTCGCCGACCGCGTGATTGCGGTGGGAATGGAAGGTTATGTCCCGGGCCCGCGCTGGGAGGAGTCGCTGCGGGACTTGATGCTGAGGACCCGGGCGAGTTTCCTGCGCTATCCGCAGGTTGCCACGTTGGCTGCCTTGCGGGTGACGCGCCAGAAGGGCGAGCTGGAATTCATTGAGGCCATGCTCGCCGCGCTGGAGTTGGCGGGTTTTGAACGGCGGGAGGCGGCGCTGGTCTACCGGGCCTGTGGCGACTTCATGCTGGCATGGACCGGCTTTAGTGCGGGGCTTGTGCTGCTGGGTGAGCAGTCAGCGCAGGATGACAATGCGTGGGTGCGCAGCTATCAGGACGTGTCTGAGCAGCAATACCCGTTGGCGGTGTCATCGGTGGCCCTGATGGCAGGGGTGCAGGACGAGGAAAATTACCGCTTCGCCCTGGACCTGCTGTTGGGAGGGATTGCCGCGCGGTTGGGCAACTGA
- a CDS encoding amidohydrolase, with amino-acid sequence MSETWLFHSGTIFDGDILLDPGSAVAVRDGRVLAVGPVAQVRNALPAPEHDVSLKGRALSPGFTDAHVHTLMGGVESLACDLTSAHGIDATLAVITSHAAGNTKDWITGGGWSMSDFPGGTPTAELLDAVTDRTPAYLINRDHHGAWVNTAALHLAGITAATLDPPDGRIERDGRGNPTGMLHEGAMDLVSPLIPPPDAATLRAGLSAGQARLHSFGVTGWQEAILGNYAGYRDGSAIYRSLYAEGKLTGQAAGALWVPRETTLGDVPELVGDFLERRRENAAAGFRTTTAKIMVDGVAENQSAAMLDPYLHTCNCDPDSRGSTGLRYLSPEVLSAVAIALDAAGFDLHLHVIGDAAARMGLDALEAARAANGITGGRHHLAHLQVIHPNDVARFGKLGLSINAQALWACNDDQMTELTAPFLGKERTGWQYPFRSLMDSGAHLVMGSDWPVSTPNPFEAIHVAVNRTHPDHPEAEPLVPHQAITLMEAMRGYTQGSAWINRDIEGGTLRPGSRADIIMLDADPFAIDSSDLHAVAVELTLAAGHVVYSRAAARV; translated from the coding sequence GTGAGCGAGACGTGGCTATTTCATTCAGGCACTATCTTTGATGGCGACATCCTCCTGGACCCGGGCAGCGCCGTGGCCGTGCGCGATGGACGCGTCTTGGCCGTGGGGCCCGTGGCGCAGGTCCGCAATGCCCTCCCAGCACCGGAACACGACGTGTCCCTGAAGGGCCGTGCCTTGTCCCCCGGCTTCACCGACGCGCACGTCCACACCCTGATGGGCGGGGTCGAGTCCCTGGCCTGCGATCTCACCAGTGCCCACGGCATCGACGCCACGCTGGCAGTCATCACGTCCCACGCTGCCGGCAACACCAAGGACTGGATTACCGGCGGCGGCTGGTCCATGAGCGATTTCCCCGGCGGCACGCCCACTGCCGAACTGCTGGACGCGGTCACCGACCGGACGCCCGCCTACCTGATCAACCGCGACCACCACGGCGCCTGGGTCAACACCGCCGCCCTGCACCTGGCCGGGATCACAGCCGCCACCCTCGATCCGCCGGACGGACGCATCGAACGCGACGGGCGGGGAAATCCCACCGGCATGCTGCACGAGGGCGCCATGGACCTGGTCAGCCCACTCATCCCGCCCCCAGACGCCGCGACCCTGCGCGCGGGGCTGTCGGCCGGCCAGGCCAGGCTTCACTCGTTTGGGGTCACCGGCTGGCAGGAAGCAATCCTGGGGAACTACGCCGGGTATCGGGATGGTTCCGCGATCTACCGTTCCCTGTATGCCGAGGGTAAGCTCACCGGCCAGGCGGCCGGTGCCCTCTGGGTTCCCCGCGAAACCACCCTCGGGGACGTTCCCGAACTGGTCGGGGACTTCCTGGAGCGTCGGCGGGAAAACGCCGCGGCCGGGTTCCGCACCACCACCGCCAAGATCATGGTCGATGGCGTCGCGGAAAACCAAAGCGCCGCGATGCTCGACCCCTACCTGCATACCTGCAATTGCGACCCTGATTCCAGGGGTTCCACGGGGCTGCGCTACCTCTCTCCGGAGGTGCTGTCCGCGGTGGCGATAGCCCTGGATGCTGCAGGCTTCGACCTGCACCTCCACGTCATTGGCGACGCTGCCGCACGCATGGGCCTGGATGCGCTCGAAGCAGCCCGGGCCGCCAACGGCATCACCGGCGGGCGGCACCATCTGGCCCATCTGCAGGTCATCCACCCGAACGACGTGGCTCGTTTCGGCAAACTGGGACTGAGCATCAACGCCCAGGCGCTCTGGGCCTGCAACGACGACCAAATGACGGAACTGACGGCCCCGTTCCTCGGGAAGGAACGCACCGGATGGCAGTACCCGTTCCGCTCCCTGATGGATTCCGGCGCGCACTTGGTCATGGGTTCGGACTGGCCGGTCTCAACACCCAATCCGTTCGAGGCCATCCATGTCGCGGTCAACCGCACCCATCCGGACCACCCGGAGGCCGAACCGTTGGTCCCCCACCAGGCCATCACCCTGATGGAGGCCATGCGCGGCTACACGCAGGGCAGCGCCTGGATCAACCGCGATATCGAGGGCGGCACTCTGCGACCCGGCTCCCGCGCCGACATCATCATGCTGGATGCGGACCCGTTCGCCATCGACTCCAGCGACTTGCACGCCGTGGCAGTGGAACTCACCCTTGCCGCGGGGCACGTGGTCTATTCACGTGCCGCCGCACGCGTCTAG